The stretch of DNA GCTGTCCGAAGGACCCCCTCGGCGTCCACCCGTTTCGGACCGGACGTACGTGCTTTTGGCCACGGCCGGGTGACCCGTTCCTCAGCCCAGGTCGGGAGCGTGCATGGCCCGCACGCCCTCGATGTTTCCGTCCAGGTAGTGGCGCAGGGACAGCGGAACCAGATGGACGGAGGCGATGCCGACCCGTGTGAACGGCACCCGTACGATCTCGTACTCGCCGGCGGGCTGGTCCACTTCGGGGCCATGTCGCTGGGAGAGGTTCATGGACTCCAGCCGGCAGACGAAGAAGTGCTGCACCTTCACACCGGTCGCGCCGCCGTCCTCGCCGATGTGCTCCACGGTGTCCACGAAGCAGGGCACCACGTCGGTGATCTTGGCGCCGAGTTCCTCGTGCACCTCGCGGTGCAGAGCGTCGACGACGGTCGCGTCCCCGGGCTCGACCCCGCCACCGGGAGTGACCCAGTAGGGATCGACACCGGGCTTGGTGCGCTTGATCAGGATCAGGTCGTCACCATCGAGGAGAACGGCACGGGCGGTGCGCTTGACCACGGGTCGGACGGTCATGGGAGAAATGTGGCCCGGCTGGTTCCACGTGAAACATCGCACGCCGCCCCGGTCTCATGCCGCGCCCTTCTCCTGCCCCGTGTTCCCTTGCCCTCCCCTGTCCTCCTTTCTTCTCTGCTCAGCACCAGGCGGTGGCCGCCCGCAGCAGCCACTCATGGGCCCGCGCGATGTGCGGCATCGCCAGCGTTCCGGTTCGGACCGCGAGGAAGTAGGTGCGCAGCGGTGGCACCGCCGGCTCGTGCAGGGGCACGATCTCCCCCCGCCCCAGGGCGGCCGTGCACAGATACCGGGGCAGCACCGCGAGCCCCGCGCCCGCCACCACGCAGGCGAGGACCGCGCGCAGATCGGGGACGATCACCGTGCCGGAGGCCGCGGGCCGGGCCTCGAAGACCGACCCCCAGTAGCGGGAGGCGAAGGGCAGCGACTCGTGGACCTCGATCACGGGGACGGTGTCCAGGGCGGGTACGGCCGTACGGCGGGGTGTCGCCTGGTCGATCCGCTCGGCCCAGCGCGGAGCGGCGACCAGGACGTGCTCCTCGTCGCACAGCGGAGCCGCCGTGAGCAGCCCGCCGCGGGGCCGGGCCGTGCTGATGGCCAGATCGTGATGTCCGGCGGACAGGCCGTTCAGGGCCTCCTCGGCGGTCCCGAAGGAGGTGCGCAGCGCGAAGCCCTCCCCGTCGTCGCCGGTCAGCCCGGTCAGCGCGGGCAGGGCCCGCTCGGCGATGAACTCCGGCGGCCCGGCCAGATGCAGCGTGCGCAGGGAGGACTCGTCGTCCAGGCCGGTCTCGGTGATCTCCACGAGCGCGTCCAGATGCGGCGCGGCCTTGTGCGCGAGTTCGTCGCCGATGGTCGTGGGCGTCACACCGCGGGCCTGGCGCAGGAACAGGGGACGTCCCAACTGCCGTTCCAACGTGCGGATCTGGGAGGTGACGGCCGGCTGGGAGAGACCGAGGAGTGCCGCGGCGCGGGTGAAGGAGCCCGCTCGGTGCACGGTCACGAACGTGCGCAGCAATGCCAGATCCATGGCACGCCCACCCCTCTTGGTGCCCTTTTGTACGGCCCCCCGGCCCCGCCCAACTATAAATATGTCGATAGGTCTCTGTCGCTACTGTGATTGGACACTGACACAGAGTCAACTAGCCTTGTTCGCGCGGTTCTTCGCGCGCGGAACCGAGGGCGGTCCGAGCCACGAGGGGGGAGGCTCGGACCGCCCGCTGTGCACGGACGGAAACGGACGGAGACCGCCGGCACTCGCAGGAGACCTGTCAGGCGCCCGCCGGGGACCGGCCGGCGTCCGGGAAGCGGTCAGTGAGCCGGCTCGGCCGACTCGTCCAGCGCCCGCAGCACATCCGCCACCAGGTCCTCGGGGTCCTCCGCACCGACGGACATCCGGATGAAGCCCTCCGGCACCGCGTCACCGCCCCACCGTCCTCGCCGCTCGGCCGTGGAGCGCACTCCGCCGAAGCTCGTCGCGGGGTCCACGAGTCGCAGCGCGTCGAGAAAGCGCTCGGCACGCGCACGTGTGGGCAGCGTGAAGGACACCACGCACCCGTAGCGCCGCATCTGCCGTGAGGCGATCTTGTGGGAGGGGTCGTCGGGCAGCCCGGGGTAGCGCAGCCCGGTCACCTCGGGCCGGCCACGCAGCGCCTCGGCGAGAGCGAGGGCGGAGGCGTTCTGCCGGTCGACGCGCAGGTGCAGGGTGGCGATCGAACGATGGGCGAGCCAGGCCTCCATCGGTCCCGGGATGGCACCGACGATCTTGCGCCAGCGGCGTACGGCCGCCATGGCCGCACCGCCGCGGCCGACGACGTATCCCAGCAGGATGTCGCCGTGTCCGCTGAGCTGCTTGGTGCCGCTGGCCACGGAGAAGTCCGCGCCCAGCGCCAACGGCCGCTGCCCGAGCGGGGTCGCCAGGGTGTTGTCCACGGCGACCAGGGCGCCACGCGCGTGTGCCACCTCGACCAGCCGCCGGATGTCGCACACGTCCAGCCCCGGGTTCGACGGGGACTCGATCCACAGCAGCCGTGCCCCGTCCAGCGCGTCGAGCTGGGCGTCCCCGCCGGTCGGCGCCGTGCGTACCTCGATCCCGTACTCCTGGAGCTGCTCACGCACCAGGGGCAGCGCCTGGTAGCCGTCGCTGGGCAGCACCACCGCGTCCCCCGCGCGCAGTTGGGAGAAGAGCACCGACGAGATGGCGGCCATGCCGGAGGCGAACACGAGCGTCTCGACGCCGTCCTGCCCGGGTGCCTCCAGCTCGCCGATGGCGCGCTCCAGCAGCGTCCAGGTCGGGTTCTCGTCGCGGCCGTAGGTGTAGGGGCCCGTGGGGTCGCCCGGCAGATGGAAGTGGGCGGCGAACACCGGTCCCGGAAGTGTCGGTTCGTGCTTGACCGGCTCGGGCAGCCCGGCCCGCACCGCACGCGTGCCGTCACCGGCCCCGGTGGGGAAACGGGACTGCTCCCGGGTGCCGTTCGGGTCGTCCGCAGCGGAGTCGTTCATACCGCTCTGCCTTCCTTCGCTTGCTGTCGTCCTGCGGCGAGCGCTGCGTGACCCGCCGCCCACTTCCCCCTCGGGGCGCTCCCTCGGCCCCTCGGTTCAGTCCTCGTCCGGCAGAACCAGGTTCAGCGCCCAGGAGACGACCGAGACGATCAGGCCGCCCAGGACGGCCGTCCAGAAGCCCTCGACGTGGAAGCTCAGGTTGAGCTTGCCGCACACCCACGACGTCAGCAGCAGCATCAGAGCGTTGACCACCAGGGTGATCAGGCCCAGCGTCAGGATGAACAACGGGAAGGTCAGTACCTTCACGATCGGCTTGACCAGGAAGTTCACCAGCCCGAAGATCAGAGCGACGACGATCAGCGTGCCGGCCTTCTTGGCGGTGCTGTCGCCGGTCAGAGTGATTTTGTCGAGCAGCCACACGGCGACCGCCAGGGCGCCCGCGTTGGCGATCGTCTTGACTACGAAATTCTTCATGTGTCTGATCGTGGCAGACCAGATCGACTACGAGTACGGGCGAGGGCGATGAAGGCATTCCGGCTGGACGAACTGGAGGCGGAGCGAGCCGCCAACGAGGGCGCCTACCTTCAGTTCCTGCGCGAGCGGAACATGTCGGTCGGTCTGTACGCGCTCAACGCGGGCGAGCACGACCCGCAGAAGCCGCACAACCAGGACGAGGTGTACTTCGTCGTGAGCGGCCGCGCCTCGATCACCGTCGGTCTGGAGACGACCGAGGTGGCCCGCGGCAGCGTGGTGTACGTGCCGGCCGGAGTCGCCCACAAGTTCCACCACATCAGCGAGGATCTGAGGGTCCTGGTGGTGTTCTCTCCCCCGGAAGCCTGAGGCGGCGTCTCGGGGTTCCCTAGGGGACCGGTCAGGGCAGGACAAGGGGTGCGAGGGCTCCGCGGGGCGCCCTCCCGGCTCTAGCATCGAGTGCAGAACATCGACAGGGCCCGCACCGGGGAGTGCGGGATGCCGACAGGGCCCGGCACCGCGCCGGCGGAGAGATGAGGACGAGGGCAATGCGAGAGATCTTCGCGAGTCTGCCGTGGTGGGTGAAGTGGATCGCGGTGCCCGTCATCGCTCTGGTCGTCTTCGGCGGCGTGATAGCGAGCGTGATCGGCTTCGTGGTCTGGCTGCTGTTCAAGGTGCTGATCTTCGTCGCGCTGGTCGGCGGACTGATCTACATCGTGCGGAAGTTCATGGCGGGGTCGTCCTCACGCAGCGACTGGTGAGTGCCAGGGGGTACCGGTGAACCGGTAACGGGAGTCGCCGGTTCCCTCGCGGGAGGGAAGTTTCCCGGACAAGCCGTCCGTGTGCGGTGACAGGCGGATAAGGTCCGGAGATCGACGCGGGGGCCGGCCCCCGCGGGCGGCGTACACCCCCCATTCGTGTTCCCCGCACGGCTGCCCCCCTCGCGCTACGGGAGTGACCCCTTGGCCACGGTTGACACCGCACCCGCAGAACGGCACGCGCCGCCCGCACCCCGGGGGCCGTCCCGCTCGACGGCCCTCCCGGCGCAGCCGCGTTCGTCGGCCCCGTTGGAACGGCCCAGGGCCACGGTCCCGGAGCAGCCGAGGCCCCAGCAGCCCCCGACCCTCATCGGATCCGTGCAGCGCGCGATGCGCCTGCTGGAGACCGTCGCGCGGCACGAGCACGGAGCGCCCGCCAAGCAGCTCGCCCGTGAGACGGGTCTGGCCCTGCCTACCGCCTACCACCTGCTGCGCACCCTCGTCCACGAGGGCTATCTGCGCCGCGACCGGGGTCTGTTCTTCCTGGGTGAGGCCGCCGAGCGGCTGAGTAGCAGCGGAGCGGCGCAGAAACGTCGCACCACGATCGTCGAGGCGCTCGCCCAGTGGCGGGATGCCATCGGTGCGCCGCTGTACTACGCGATGTACCGCGAGGGCGAGATCGAGCTCATGTGCGTCTCCGCCACCGCGGCCATTCCGGCGGTCGAGGAATGGGCCGGCTTCCGCGAGACCGGGCACGCGCACGCGATCGGCCAGTGCCTGCTGTCCCAGCTGGACGACAGGGGCCGCCGCGATCACCTCGACCGCTACCCCGTGCAGTCCCTCACCCCGTACACGGTCCGTGACGAGCACACCGTGCTGCGGCGCCTGGAACGGGCCCGGCCGATGGAGCCGGTGACCGAGCGGCAGGAGTACGCGCTGGGGGCGGTGTGCGCGGCGATTCCCATCACGGTGGGCACCACGGCGGCCGCGATGGCCCTCTCCCTGCCGGCCCATCAGGCGGACCGGCTGCTGCCCGCCGCACGCCGGCTGCAACACGAGGTGGGACGGCGTCTGGGCTCCCTGGCGCTCTCTATCAGTATCTGAAAACTCACTCCTTGTGATCTGATGTGTACGTTCAGCAAGATGCACCATTGTTACGGGATGGATTCCCGGCCAGTCGACGGCAAACAACGGGGTAGCGATGCGCGAGTCCGTACAGGCAGAGGTCATGATGAGCTTTCTCGTGTCCGAGGAGCTCTCCTTCCGCATCCCGGTGGAGTTGCGGTACGAGACCTGTGATCCCTATGCCGTGCGGCTGACCTTCCATCTGCCGGGAGACGCCCCGGTGACCTGGGCGTTCGGGCGAGAGCTGCTGATCGACGGGGTGGGGACGCCGTGCGGGGACGGTGACGTGCGCATCTCACCGGCCGGCCGCGACTCGCTGAGCGAGGTCCTGATCCGGCTTCAGGTCGGCGGGGACCGGGCGCTGTTCCGCTCCTCGACGGCGCCGCTGGTGGCGTTCCTGGACCGTACGGACAAGCTGGTGCCCCTGGGGCAGGAGGGTGCGCTGGCCGACTTCGACGCCCACCTCGACGAAGCCCTGGACCGCATCCTGGCGGAGGAACAGAGCGCGGGCTGAGGGGTACGGCAGCGGACGCGGCGGTGGTGTAACGCTTCGCCACGGCCTCAGGGGGTGCAGGAACGCTTCGTCGGCCGCCCAAGGAGCCTCCGCGTACGCAGTCAGCGCCTGCGGCGCCTGCCCCTTCCACCGCGCGCCGGAGCGGGCAGCGTGGCCTGTGCCGCGGCCTGCGTCCGTCCCGTGCGGTCGGCCGAGACCACGAGTGCCGCCAGCGCCGTGGTGACCGGAACGGAGGCGACCAGACCGATCGAGCCCACCAGCGTGCGCACGATCTCCTCCGCGACGAGCTCACTGGTGGCGACGGTCGTCACGCTGCTCTGCGCGATGGAGAACAGCAGCAGCAGCGGGAGCGCGGCACCCGCGTACGCGAGGACGAGGGTGTTGACGACGGAGGCGATGTGGTCGCGTCCGATACGGATGCCCGCGCGGTACAGCCCGCGCCAGCCCATCGCGGGGTTGGCCTCGTGCAGCTCCCAGACCGCCGAGGTCTGTGTCACCGTCACATCGTCCAGGACGCCGAGCGAGCCGATGATGACACCGGCGAGCAACAGGCCGCTCATGTCTATCGACGGATACAGGCCGTGGATCAGACCGGTGCTGTCGTCGGTGTTGCCGGTCAGCGCGGCCCAGCCGATGAACAGCGAGCCCAGGAAGCCGATCAGCATCAGCGAGATCAGCGTGCCGAGCACCGCGACCGAGGTACGGGCGGACAGGCCGTGACACATGTACAGCGCGATCAGCATGATGGCGCTGGCCCCCACCACCGCCACGACCAGCGGGTTCGAGCCCTGCAGGATCGCGGGTAGGACGAAGAGGTTCAGCACCAGGAAGCTGATGGCCAGCGCGACCAGCGCCATCACGCCCCGCATTCGCCCGACGACCACGACGGCGAGTGCGAAGAGACCGGCCAGCAGCGCCATCGGAAAGCGCCGGTTGACGTCGGTGACCGAATACTGCAAGTCCTTGGGTGCCGAGGGCTCGTAGGCGACCACGACCTTCTCGCCCTGGTGCAGCTGCCGGGACTGGTCGGGCTGCACGATCTCGGTGAAGGTACGGCCCTTGTCCTTGCCGCCGTCCACCCGGATCGTGGCCTTCTTGCAGTTCCCGGACTGCTGCTGCTGTGCGGAGGAACCCTCGGCGGTGGACGTGTCGCCGGTTGGTGTGTCACCGGAGACGTTCACCGACTGGCAGCTGACCTGGAGCACCTCGACGACGGTGGCCTGCTGCGTCTGCCGGTCGAAGCCCACACCGGTGCGCTCGTGCGACGGGGCGCCGCCGGGCCACAGCACCGCGAGTCCGGCCGCCACCAGTGCGGCGAACGGGATGAGGATCGCCGCGATCACCTTGCGGAGGTGCTTCGACACGGGTGCGGCTGGTCCGTGGCTGTGGCTGTGGCCGTGCCCGCCACCGCTTCCCGGGCCGTGCCCGGTGCCGCTCCCCGGGCCGTGCCCGCCACCCGTCGCGGGGCCGTGTCCGTGCTCCGTGGCGGTGGCTTCCTGGCCGTGCCGGACGTCCTGTCCGCGTCGGGGTTCGGGCGGTGGATGGGGGAACTGCTCTGTCGTGGTCACCGCCCGATCATCGCAAGAACGGCACAGGCCCACTGTTCACCGCGCCACAAATGACGTTAGCGTGGAGGCACCTTTGCACACGCGGGAGCTCGGAGCACCGGGCTGAGAGGGCGCTGACCTCCGTCTTTGCGATGTTTCACGTGGAACGTGCGATGTTTCACAGGAAACGCCGGCAGGCGGAATCCGCTGCGTCGACCGCCGAACCTGTTACCGGGTAATGCCGGCGTAGGGAGTAGGTCTCATGACCAACAAGGACGTACGCACGCCTGCCTCCGATCAGATCTCCAGCGACGCGGAGCGGACCGCTTCCGACGCTTCCGACGGGGAGGCCGGGAAGTCCATCGGCTGGCACAAGGGCTACGTGGAGGGCTCACGCCCCGATCTGCGAGTGCCGGTCCGTCAGGTGCACCTCACCAACGGGCAGTCCGTCACGCTGTACGACACCTCCGGCCCGTACACCGATCCACTCGTCGGTACCGATGTCCGCAGGGGCCTGCCGCCGTTGCGCGAGAACTGGATCGTGGCCCGCGGCGACACCGAGGAGTACGCGGGCCGTCCCGTCCGTCCCGAGGACGACGGGATCAAGCACACCTCGCCACGCGGCGGTCTGCGCAACCTCGACGCGGTGTTCCCGGGGCGGCCGCGCCAGCCGCGCCGCGGCCGCGACGGAGGAGCGGTGACGCAGCTCGCCTACGCGCGCCGCGGGGAGATCACGCCGGAGATGGAGTTCG from Streptomyces sp. 6-11-2 encodes:
- a CDS encoding cystathionine gamma-lyase, whose amino-acid sequence is MNDSAADDPNGTREQSRFPTGAGDGTRAVRAGLPEPVKHEPTLPGPVFAAHFHLPGDPTGPYTYGRDENPTWTLLERAIGELEAPGQDGVETLVFASGMAAISSVLFSQLRAGDAVVLPSDGYQALPLVREQLQEYGIEVRTAPTGGDAQLDALDGARLLWIESPSNPGLDVCDIRRLVEVAHARGALVAVDNTLATPLGQRPLALGADFSVASGTKQLSGHGDILLGYVVGRGGAAMAAVRRWRKIVGAIPGPMEAWLAHRSIATLHLRVDRQNASALALAEALRGRPEVTGLRYPGLPDDPSHKIASRQMRRYGCVVSFTLPTRARAERFLDALRLVDPATSFGGVRSTAERRGRWGGDAVPEGFIRMSVGAEDPEDLVADVLRALDESAEPAH
- a CDS encoding YibE/F family protein yields the protein MTTTEQFPHPPPEPRRGQDVRHGQEATATEHGHGPATGGGHGPGSGTGHGPGSGGGHGHSHSHGPAAPVSKHLRKVIAAILIPFAALVAAGLAVLWPGGAPSHERTGVGFDRQTQQATVVEVLQVSCQSVNVSGDTPTGDTSTAEGSSAQQQQSGNCKKATIRVDGGKDKGRTFTEIVQPDQSRQLHQGEKVVVAYEPSAPKDLQYSVTDVNRRFPMALLAGLFALAVVVVGRMRGVMALVALAISFLVLNLFVLPAILQGSNPLVVAVVGASAIMLIALYMCHGLSARTSVAVLGTLISLMLIGFLGSLFIGWAALTGNTDDSTGLIHGLYPSIDMSGLLLAGVIIGSLGVLDDVTVTQTSAVWELHEANPAMGWRGLYRAGIRIGRDHIASVVNTLVLAYAGAALPLLLLFSIAQSSVTTVATSELVAEEIVRTLVGSIGLVASVPVTTALAALVVSADRTGRTQAAAQATLPAPARGGRGRRRRR
- a CDS encoding phage holin family protein; protein product: MKNFVVKTIANAGALAVAVWLLDKITLTGDSTAKKAGTLIVVALIFGLVNFLVKPIVKVLTFPLFILTLGLITLVVNALMLLLTSWVCGKLNLSFHVEGFWTAVLGGLIVSVVSWALNLVLPDED
- a CDS encoding IclR family transcriptional regulator, whose amino-acid sequence is MATVDTAPAERHAPPAPRGPSRSTALPAQPRSSAPLERPRATVPEQPRPQQPPTLIGSVQRAMRLLETVARHEHGAPAKQLARETGLALPTAYHLLRTLVHEGYLRRDRGLFFLGEAAERLSSSGAAQKRRTTIVEALAQWRDAIGAPLYYAMYREGEIELMCVSATAAIPAVEEWAGFRETGHAHAIGQCLLSQLDDRGRRDHLDRYPVQSLTPYTVRDEHTVLRRLERARPMEPVTERQEYALGAVCAAIPITVGTTAAAMALSLPAHQADRLLPAARRLQHEVGRRLGSLALSISI
- a CDS encoding LysR family transcriptional regulator; this encodes MDLALLRTFVTVHRAGSFTRAAALLGLSQPAVTSQIRTLERQLGRPLFLRQARGVTPTTIGDELAHKAAPHLDALVEITETGLDDESSLRTLHLAGPPEFIAERALPALTGLTGDDGEGFALRTSFGTAEEALNGLSAGHHDLAISTARPRGGLLTAAPLCDEEHVLVAAPRWAERIDQATPRRTAVPALDTVPVIEVHESLPFASRYWGSVFEARPAASGTVIVPDLRAVLACVVAGAGLAVLPRYLCTAALGRGEIVPLHEPAVPPLRTYFLAVRTGTLAMPHIARAHEWLLRAATAWC
- a CDS encoding NUDIX domain-containing protein → MTVRPVVKRTARAVLLDGDDLILIKRTKPGVDPYWVTPGGGVEPGDATVVDALHREVHEELGAKITDVVPCFVDTVEHIGEDGGATGVKVQHFFVCRLESMNLSQRHGPEVDQPAGEYEIVRVPFTRVGIASVHLVPLSLRHYLDGNIEGVRAMHAPDLG
- a CDS encoding cupin domain-containing protein, coding for MKAFRLDELEAERAANEGAYLQFLRERNMSVGLYALNAGEHDPQKPHNQDEVYFVVSGRASITVGLETTEVARGSVVYVPAGVAHKFHHISEDLRVLVVFSPPEA
- a CDS encoding SsgA family sporulation/cell division regulator gives rise to the protein MRESVQAEVMMSFLVSEELSFRIPVELRYETCDPYAVRLTFHLPGDAPVTWAFGRELLIDGVGTPCGDGDVRISPAGRDSLSEVLIRLQVGGDRALFRSSTAPLVAFLDRTDKLVPLGQEGALADFDAHLDEALDRILAEEQSAG
- a CDS encoding DUF5326 family protein, encoding MREIFASLPWWVKWIAVPVIALVVFGGVIASVIGFVVWLLFKVLIFVALVGGLIYIVRKFMAGSSSRSDW